A window of Chryseobacterium aquaeductus genomic DNA:
GTTTAAATTCATTTTAAAATTATTTTAAAAATTATTTTTGAACTTCAAGTAAGTGACTAACTGCAGCTATCATTCCTAAAATTGAAGGAGTAGCTTCGTGCTCTATAACTTGGTGAAGTCTCTTAAATCCTAATGCTTCAAGCGTTCTCTTTTGGGTTTTTGTTCTACCAATAGCGCTTCTTACTTGTTTTACTTTAATTGTTGCCATTGTATATTTATTAACCGTTAAACACTTTACTTAGAGAAACCCCTCTCATTCTTGCAATTTCTTCTGGTCTTCTGATGTCTAACAATGCTTTGAAAGTTGCCTTTACTACATTGTGAGGGTTTGAAGATCCTTTAGATTTTGAAAGGATATCGTGAATACCAGCTGATTCTAATACTGCTCTTACCGCACCACCGGCGATAAGACCTGTACCATGAGAAGCAGGTCTCAAGAAGATATCTGCACCACCATATCTGGCAGTAGTCTGGTGAGGAATTGTATGGTTCATTACAGGAACTTTTACTAAGTTTTTCTTAGCATCTTCTACTGCTTTAGCAATAGCAGAAGCAACTTCCTTAGATTTTCCTAAACCAAAACCGATAGTACCATTCTCGTCTCCTACAACAACAATTGCAGAAAATCCGAAAGCTCTACCCCCTTTAGTTACTTTTGTTACCCTGTTTACGGATACGAGACGATCTTTTAATTCTAATCCTCCCGGTTTTACTCTTTCTATATTATCTAGTCCTAACATATTTTCCGAAATTTAATGATTAGAATTTAAGTCCTCCTTCTCTCGCACCGTCAGCTAGAGCCTTAACTCTACCGTGATATACGAAACCGTTTCTATCAAATACAATAGCTTCAATTCCAGCAGCAATAGCTTTGGCAGCGATAGCTTTACCTACAGCAGCAGAAATTTCACTTTTAGTACCATTAGCATCCACACCTTTTTCTCTCGAAGAAGCTGAAGCTAACGTTTTACCATCTTTATCGTCTATTAACTGAGCGTAAATTTCCTTATTACTCTTGTATACAGATAATCTTGGCAATTCAGAAGATCCAGAGATTTTCCCTCTTACTCTTCTTTTTATTCTTATTCTTTTTTCTAATTTACTTAGTGCCATTTTCTTAAAATTTATTAAGCAGATTTACCAGCTTTACGTCTAACATTTTCTCCTACGAATCTTACACCTTTTCCTTTGTATGGCTCAGGCTTTCTGAATGAACGGATTTTCGCCGCTACCATTCCTAGAAGTTGCTTATCAAACGACGTTAAAGTAATAATTGGGTTTTTACCTTTTTCAGTCAATGTATCGATTACTACTTCTTTTGGAAGTTCTAATACGATACCGTGAGAGAAACCTAAAGCTAACTCAAGTTTTTGACCTGAGTGAGAAGCTCTGTATCCTACTCCCACTAGTTCCAACTTTTTAGTGAAACCTTCAGTGGCTCCAATAATCATGTTGTTTACCAACGCTCGGTATAAACCGTGTAGCGCTCTGTGTTGTTTAGAATCAGACGGTCTGCTGAATGTAAGCACTCCATCTTCTTGTTCTAAAGTAATTCCTTCTGTAAGTTCCTGAACTAATTCTCCTTTTGGACCTTTTACAGTTACTACACCTTCTTTCTCAGTGACAGTAACACCAGCTGGAATTGTTATAATTGCTTTACCAATTCTTGACATTTTCCTTTGATTAAAAATTAATAAACATAGCAAATTACTTCACCACCTACTTTTTCTTCTCTAGCTTTCTTATCCGTCATTACTCCTCTTGAAGTTGAGATAATAGCTACACCCAAACCGTTCAATACTC
This region includes:
- the rplR gene encoding 50S ribosomal protein L18, translated to MALSKLEKRIRIKRRVRGKISGSSELPRLSVYKSNKEIYAQLIDDKDGKTLASASSREKGVDANGTKSEISAAVGKAIAAKAIAAGIEAIVFDRNGFVYHGRVKALADGAREGGLKF
- the rpsE gene encoding 30S ribosomal protein S5; this encodes MLGLDNIERVKPGGLELKDRLVSVNRVTKVTKGGRAFGFSAIVVVGDENGTIGFGLGKSKEVASAIAKAVEDAKKNLVKVPVMNHTIPHQTTARYGGADIFLRPASHGTGLIAGGAVRAVLESAGIHDILSKSKGSSNPHNVVKATFKALLDIRRPEEIARMRGVSLSKVFNG
- the rpmD gene encoding 50S ribosomal protein L30 yields the protein MATIKVKQVRSAIGRTKTQKRTLEALGFKRLHQVIEHEATPSILGMIAAVSHLLEVQK
- the rplF gene encoding 50S ribosomal protein L6; this encodes MSRIGKAIITIPAGVTVTEKEGVVTVKGPKGELVQELTEGITLEQEDGVLTFSRPSDSKQHRALHGLYRALVNNMIIGATEGFTKKLELVGVGYRASHSGQKLELALGFSHGIVLELPKEVVIDTLTEKGKNPIITLTSFDKQLLGMVAAKIRSFRKPEPYKGKGVRFVGENVRRKAGKSA